One window of the Haloarcula halobia genome contains the following:
- a CDS encoding AbrB/MazE/SpoVT family DNA-binding domain-containing protein has protein sequence MADEDDSLMWPPMFRGMQQASEQALEQQQEMMKQLFAGGGMPSMDMNQLGAMSQMATFKTRVQSGGRISIPDAEREALDIEEGDIVQAVVLPVKRTSQE, from the coding sequence ATGGCCGACGAGGACGACAGTCTGATGTGGCCCCCGATGTTCCGGGGGATGCAGCAGGCCAGCGAACAAGCGTTGGAACAACAGCAGGAGATGATGAAGCAGTTGTTCGCTGGCGGTGGGATGCCGAGCATGGATATGAACCAGCTCGGCGCGATGAGTCAGATGGCGACCTTCAAGACCCGCGTGCAGAGCGGCGGTCGCATCAGCATCCCCGACGCCGAGCGCGAGGCGCTCGACATCGAAGAAGGGGACATCGTCCAAGCAGTCGTCCTTCCGGTCAAGCGAACCTCACAGGAGTAA
- a CDS encoding MaoC family dehydratase, with protein sequence MFNSVVAANRAAFAAFGVQHDGEDVAPADRIEPDEDLPEWHVSLSADHPDHLGVGDRAEFTKTISENDIQQFAAASGDTNPLHLDEEFAAETRFRGRIAHGTLVGSLISAALARLPGLTIYLSQDLEFHNPVRIGDRLTAECEIVEDLGDDQYRLTTRVLKEETVVIDGEAVVLIDDLPN encoded by the coding sequence ATGTTCAACAGCGTCGTGGCTGCAAACCGGGCGGCCTTCGCCGCGTTCGGTGTCCAGCACGATGGGGAGGACGTAGCGCCCGCCGACCGAATCGAACCGGACGAGGACCTCCCGGAGTGGCACGTCTCGCTGTCGGCGGACCACCCGGACCACCTCGGCGTGGGCGACCGCGCGGAGTTCACGAAGACCATCTCTGAGAACGACATCCAGCAGTTCGCCGCCGCGAGCGGGGACACGAACCCGCTGCACCTAGACGAGGAGTTCGCCGCGGAGACCCGCTTCCGCGGGCGCATCGCCCACGGGACGCTGGTCGGCAGCCTCATCAGCGCCGCACTGGCGCGACTGCCCGGCCTCACCATCTACCTCTCGCAGGACCTCGAGTTCCACAACCCGGTCCGCATCGGCGACCGGCTCACCGCCGAGTGCGAGATCGTCGAGGACCTCGGCGACGACCAGTACCGCCTGACGACCCGCGTCCTCAAGGAGGAGACCGTCGTCATCGACGGGGAGGCCGTCGTCCTCATCGACGACCTGCCGAACTAG
- a CDS encoding alpha/beta fold hydrolase translates to MTGEIRSERVTVTVDGEEVDIHYRTGGEGPPLVFLHGIGLDAATVSWRHALPALATDRTVYAPDLPGHGESDKPDRAYTTDYYLETVAAFLAGVDVAEPALAGLSMGGALALGHALDGGPVERLVLVGSYGLGSDAYWRQAATGVLQTPVLGNMLWQGVSASKPAIRASLRSMGATEPPQQLVEDVDAVVDYRTVRAMRRWQRHEFQRNGFRTDYSDRLAEIGVPTLVVHGRADPLLPASWSRRAGESLDEGRVEIFENCGHCPPRERPERFNRAVRSFC, encoded by the coding sequence ATGACAGGCGAGATACGGTCGGAACGGGTCACGGTGACCGTCGACGGCGAGGAGGTCGACATCCACTACCGAACCGGCGGCGAGGGCCCGCCGCTGGTCTTCCTCCACGGCATCGGCCTCGACGCCGCCACGGTCTCCTGGCGCCACGCGCTCCCGGCGCTCGCGACCGACCGGACCGTCTACGCGCCCGATCTGCCGGGCCACGGCGAGAGCGACAAGCCCGACCGCGCGTACACGACCGACTACTACCTCGAGACGGTCGCGGCGTTCTTAGCGGGCGTCGACGTCGCGGAACCCGCGCTGGCGGGCCTCTCGATGGGCGGTGCGCTCGCGCTGGGCCACGCGCTCGACGGCGGCCCGGTCGAACGCCTCGTGCTCGTCGGCAGTTACGGCCTCGGGTCGGACGCCTACTGGCGCCAGGCAGCGACGGGCGTCCTCCAGACGCCGGTGCTGGGGAACATGCTCTGGCAGGGCGTGAGCGCCTCGAAACCGGCGATCCGGGCGAGCCTCCGGAGCATGGGCGCGACCGAACCGCCACAGCAACTGGTCGAGGACGTCGACGCGGTCGTCGACTACCGGACGGTGCGGGCCATGCGGCGCTGGCAGCGCCACGAGTTCCAGCGAAACGGGTTCAGGACGGACTACTCGGACCGCCTGGCGGAGATCGGGGTCCCGACGCTGGTGGTCCACGGCCGCGCGGACCCGCTGTTGCCCGCCAGCTGGTCGCGACGGGCGGGCGAGTCGCTCGACGAGGGTCGGGTAGAGATATTCGAGAACTGCGGGCACTGTCCCCCACGCGAGCGCCCCGAGCGGTTCAACCGGGCGGTCCGGTCGTTCTGCTAG